From one Culex quinquefasciatus strain JHB chromosome 3, VPISU_Cqui_1.0_pri_paternal, whole genome shotgun sequence genomic stretch:
- the LOC6032717 gene encoding serine/threonine-protein phosphatase 4 catalytic subunit yields MPDYSDLDRQIEQLKRCEIIKENEVKALCAKAREILVEEGNVQRVDSPVTVCGDIHGQFYDLKELFKVGGDVPETNYLFMGDFVDRGYYSVETFLLLLALKVRYPDRITLIRGNHESRQITQVYGFYDECLRKYGSVTVWRYCTEIFDYLSLSAIIDGKIFCVHGGLSPSIQYLDQIRSIDRKQEVPHDGPMCDLLWSDPEDTHGWGVSPRGAGYLFGSDVVSQFNAANDIDMICRAHQLVMEGYKWHFNETVLTVWSAPNYCYRCGNVAAILELNENLQRDFTIFEAAPQESRGIPSKKPQADYFL; encoded by the exons ATGCCCGATTACAGTGACCTGGACCGGCAGATTGAACAACTGAAGCGGTGCGAAATCAtcaaggagaatgaagtgaaggCGTTGTGCGCCAAGGCACGGGAGATCCTGGTCGAGGAGGGCAATGTCCAGCGGGTGGACTCGCCGGTTACG GTTTGTGGTGACATTCACGGCCAGTTCTACGATCTGAAGGAACTGTTCAAGGTGGGCGGCGATGTGCCGGAGACGAACTACCTGTTTATGGGTGATTTCGTGGACCGAGGCTACTACAGCGTGGAAACCTTTTTGCTTCTGCTAGCCCTGAAGGTGCGCTACCCGGACCGTATCACGCTGATCCGTGGCAACCACGAGTCCCGTCAGATCACCCAGGTGTACGGGTTCTACGACGAGTGTCTGCGCAAGTACGGCTCGGTGACGGTGTGGCGCTACTGCACCGAAATCTTCGACTACCTGTCGCTGTCGGCCATCATCGACGGCAAGATCTTCTGCGTGCACGGCGGACTGTCGCCGTCGATTCAGTATTTGGACCAGATTCGCTCGATTGACCGCAAACAGGAGGTGCCCCACGACGGACCGATGTGCGACCTGCTGTGGAGTGACCCCGAGGACACTCACGGCTGGGGCGTTTCGCCACGTGGCGCCGGATATCTGTTCGGCTCGGACGTGGTGTCGCAGTTCAACGCGGCCAACGACATCGACATGATCTGCCGAGCTCACCAGCTGGTCATGGAGGGATACAAGTGGCACTTTAACGAGACAGTCCTAACCGTGTGGTCCGCACCCAACTACTGCTACAG ATGCGGCAACGTGGCGGCCATCCTCGAGTTGAACGAGAACCTGCAGCGCGACTTTACCATCTTTGAGGCGGCACCCCAGGAAAGCCGTGGCATTCCGTCAAAGAAGCCCCAGGCCGACTACTTCTTATAA
- the LOC6032718 gene encoding valacyclovir hydrolase: MQLLKLCSSASKLLTGATTGRALIARTLASNPAPMERLLQVGQQRINIVEAGTGDRGVLLMPGALGSAWTDFKPQIEQLPALLPNHRIVAWDPPGYGKSRPPNKTFGLDFYEKDAEAAAQLMEAVGLKRFSVLGWSDGGITGLVLAGTKPDVVEKLVIWGANAYITKPEAEIYEGVRDVSKWSARMREPMEKVYGKEGFPQIWSAWVDGMLNLYRKRDGDICKGVLANIRAPTFIVHGAKDPMIVPEHVPYLKEAVKSTELVHVFPDGKHNIHLKYAEEFNKLVSDFLRK, from the exons ATGCAGTTATTAAAACTGTGCAGTTCTGCATCGAAGCTACTGACCGGCGCCACGACCGGTCGTGCGTTAATAGCTAGAACGCTCGCATCCAATCCGGCCCCCATGGAGCGACTGCTGCAGGTCGGCCAGCAACGGATCAACATCGTCGAGGCCGGCACCGGTGACCGGGGTGTCCTCCTGATGCCCGGTGCCCTGGGTTCCGCGTGGACCGACTTCAAACCACAGATCGAACAGTTGCCGGCTCTGCTGCCGAACCACCGGATCGTGGCCTGGGACCCACCGGGGTACGGAAAATCCCGCCCACCGAACAAGACCTTCGGGTTGGATTTCTACGAGAAGGACGCGGAAGCTGCCGCCCAGCTGATGGAGGCCGTCGGGCTCAAGCGATTTTCGGTTCTCGGCTGGAGTGACGGTGGCATCACGGGCCTGGTGCTGGCCGGAACGAAGCCCGACGTGGTTGAGAAGCTGGTCATTTGGGGCGCCAACGCGTACATTACCAAACCGGAGGCGGAAATCTACGAAGGAGTTCGGGACGTGAGCAAGTGGTCCGCTCGGATGCGGGAACCGATGGAGAAGGTTTACGGCAAGGAGGGCTTTCCGCAGATCTGGTCGGCCTGGGTGGACGGAATGCTGAACCTGTACCGGAAGCGAGATGGGGACATCTGTAAAGGGGTGTTGGCCAACATTCGAGCGCCGACGTTTATCGTTCATGGTGCCAAAGATCCGATGATCGTGCCCGAGCATGTGCCCTATCTGAAGGAGGCCGTCAAGAGTACGGA ACTTGTGCATGTGTTCCCCGATGGAAAGCATAACATTCATCTGAAGTATGCTGAAGAGTTCAACAAGTTGGTGAGTGATTTTCTTCGAAAGTga
- the LOC6032720 gene encoding NAD-dependent protein deacylase Sirt4, producing MLKYSSAVSQSVLLNLRKQTFPAWGYAGSRVEYSSGSMKYVPVHEPAIESDLRRLEKFLDDKPHILVLTGAGISTESGIPDYRSEGVGLYARSNHKPIQHGDFVKSEAVRKRYWARNYVGWPRFSAIEPNVTHYTLARLEREQRISGIVTQNVDKLHTKAGSKSVVELHGSGYTVMCIAKGCDYTIPRHEFQRILDQLNPHMEDKSTMMRPDGDVELPQEYVDNFKIPECPQCGGALKPEIVFFGDNVPMPRIERVVRMIIESDGVLVLGSSLTVFSGYRIVLQAKELGLPVAIVNIGATRGDPKADLKISARCGELMQNLFKK from the exons ATGCTGAAATACAGTTCAGCCGTTAGCCAAAGTGTTCTTCTAAATTTAAGAAAGCAAACCTTCCCAGCATGGGGATACGCAGGATCCCGGGTCGAGTACAGTTCCGGCAGTATGAAGTATGTCCCCGTGCACGAACCGGCCATCGAGAGTGATCTGCGGCGGTTGGAGAAGTTCCTCGACGACAAACCACACATTCTGGTGCTGACTGGCGCAGGAATATCCACAGAATCGG GAATCCCCGACTACCGGTCCGAGGGCGTTGGCTTATACGCCCGCTCCAACCACAAACCGATCCAGCATGGCGATTTCGTCAAATCCGAGGCGGTGCGGAAACGATACTGGGCCCGCAACTACGTCGGCTGGCCCCGATTCTCGGCGATAGAGCCCAACGTGACGCACTACACGCTGGCGCGGCTGGAACGGGAGCAGCGCATTTCCGGCATCGTAACGCAGAACGTTGACAAACTGCACACCAAGGCGGGCTCGAAAAGTGTGGTCGAGCTGCACGGCAGTGGGTACACCGTGATGTGTATCGCCAAAGGCTGTGACTACACGATTCCGAGGCACGAGTTTCAGCGCATTTTGGACCAGCTGAATCCGCACATGGAGGACAAGTCCACGATGATGCGCCCGGACGGCGACGTGGAACTGCCGCAAGAGTATGTGGACAACTTTAAAATACCGGAGTGTCCACAGTGTGGGGGAGCGTTGAAACcggaaattgtattttttggggATAACGTTCCAATGCCACGGATTGAACGAGTTGTGCGGATGATTATTGAGTCGGACGGGGTGCTGGTGCTTGGGTCTAGTTTGACGGTATTTTCAGGCTATAGAATCGTGCTGCAAGCGAAGGAGCTGGGACTTCCGGTGGCAATTGTAAATATAGGTGCAACGAGAGGTGACCCGAAGGCAGATCTGAAAATCTCGGCCAGGTGTGGCGAGTTAATgcagaatttgttcaagaaataG